The following proteins are encoded in a genomic region of Dyadobacter sp. UC 10:
- a CDS encoding DUF4198 domain-containing protein, with product MRTKLLLFALLITAGTTQLFAHALWIQTAPTGKAGQKQSVKIIYAEPGDKPEKLSEWYSDVKEFELWLTTPDNKKTKLATVAGEDHFTSEFTPTQDGVYTLSVGHTAKELGGETVYQFNASALVTVGKASVGNDPSLNKNELSVFADPAKTYKVNSPLTLKSLFKNTSNEKLYVSIASPSGWSKQISTDEQGLADFTPIWPGTYYIEVSKSWKETGKLHGKDYKSFWRSATLLVEVAR from the coding sequence ATGCGTACTAAATTATTGCTCTTTGCACTTCTAATCACGGCAGGTACTACTCAGCTATTCGCTCACGCACTGTGGATCCAAACCGCGCCGACAGGTAAAGCAGGTCAGAAACAGTCGGTCAAGATCATTTATGCCGAGCCGGGGGATAAACCGGAAAAATTGAGCGAATGGTATTCCGATGTTAAAGAATTCGAGCTCTGGCTTACTACACCGGACAACAAAAAAACCAAGCTTGCCACAGTGGCAGGAGAAGATCACTTTACCTCGGAATTCACACCCACTCAGGACGGCGTATATACCCTTTCGGTAGGGCATACTGCAAAAGAACTGGGCGGTGAAACGGTGTACCAGTTCAATGCAAGTGCGCTTGTGACAGTAGGTAAGGCATCTGTGGGGAACGACCCCTCGCTGAACAAAAATGAATTGAGCGTATTTGCAGATCCTGCCAAAACCTATAAAGTCAACAGCCCGCTCACTCTGAAAAGCCTGTTCAAAAACACTTCGAACGAAAAACTTTACGTCTCCATAGCATCTCCTTCTGGATGGTCAAAGCAGATCAGTACGGACGAACAAGGTTTGGCTGATTTTACACCCATCTGGCCGGGAACTTACTATATCGAAGTTTCCAAAAGCTGGAAGGAGACAGGAAAATTGCACGGAAAAGACTACAAATCATTCTGGCGTTCAGCGACTTTACTTGTTGAAGTTGCCAGATAG
- a CDS encoding transcriptional repressor, whose product MSHKLRSGGKRMIVADQLLQSDGYIDGDALWRSLRSNGIRISPATVYDSLNWLVNAGFAERILSESKKNLFGIKDRFKKNT is encoded by the coding sequence TTGAGCCACAAGCTACGTTCGGGAGGCAAAAGAATGATCGTGGCAGATCAGCTTCTGCAGTCGGATGGATATATAGACGGCGACGCACTGTGGCGGTCGTTGCGGAGCAATGGTATCCGGATCAGCCCTGCGACTGTGTACGACTCGCTCAACTGGCTTGTGAATGCAGGCTTTGCTGAACGGATCTTATCCGAAAGCAAAAAAAATCTTTTCGGAATAAAAGACCGCTTTAAAAAAAACACTTAG
- a CDS encoding SDR family NAD(P)-dependent oxidoreductase, which yields MVQEKNVLSGSGKWGLYAIAAVGLLAAARKIYRNITRYDFENKVVIITGGARGLGLILARQLATKGANLVICSRDSEQLDQAEQELTASGAKILALTADVSEQQDAHRIVEATIGAFGKIDVLINNAGTMVVGPQEAMEIEDYKEAMDTNFWGGLYMIKAALPYLKQAEGRIANICSIGGKISVPHLLPYSVSKFAMVGLSEGLHAELKRDNILVTTVIPNLMQTGSPRNVSVKGNHEAEYAWFKTMASSPLFSQKAEQSAKEIIEAIEHGENEVVLTLTAKLVVALQGANPGLVSALSAAANSFMPQMTTDGFEIKKGYESESEISESDINYRTEVASVANNEI from the coding sequence ATGGTTCAGGAAAAGAATGTATTGTCAGGCTCCGGAAAGTGGGGTTTATATGCGATTGCAGCGGTGGGCCTGCTGGCAGCAGCCAGGAAAATTTACAGAAATATAACCCGGTACGATTTCGAAAATAAAGTGGTGATTATTACGGGTGGAGCAAGAGGCCTGGGATTAATATTAGCCCGCCAGCTTGCTACAAAAGGTGCTAACCTGGTGATTTGTTCCAGAGATTCGGAACAGCTCGACCAGGCGGAGCAGGAACTGACTGCCAGCGGGGCGAAAATACTGGCCCTCACTGCCGACGTGAGTGAACAGCAGGATGCACATCGTATCGTTGAGGCCACGATCGGCGCTTTCGGGAAAATCGATGTGCTGATCAACAACGCAGGCACGATGGTCGTCGGGCCGCAGGAAGCCATGGAGATCGAGGATTATAAGGAGGCGATGGATACCAATTTCTGGGGCGGGCTTTACATGATCAAAGCTGCGCTTCCCTATTTAAAACAGGCAGAGGGCCGGATTGCCAATATCTGTTCGATAGGCGGGAAGATTTCCGTGCCGCATTTACTGCCTTATAGTGTGAGCAAATTTGCAATGGTTGGACTTTCAGAAGGGCTGCATGCGGAATTGAAACGGGATAATATACTGGTTACTACGGTCATCCCTAACCTGATGCAAACAGGAAGCCCGAGAAACGTTTCCGTAAAGGGCAATCACGAAGCGGAATATGCCTGGTTCAAGACCATGGCTTCTTCACCTTTGTTTTCCCAAAAAGCAGAACAGTCTGCGAAGGAGATCATCGAGGCGATCGAACACGGAGAAAATGAGGTGGTTCTTACCCTGACAGCCAAACTGGTAGTTGCATTGCAGGGTGCCAATCCTGGCTTGGTTTCCGCGCTTTCCGCTGCGGCTAACAGTTTTATGCCTCAAATGACCACAGACGGATTTGAAATTAAGAAGGGTTACGAATCAGAATCGGAAATCTCTGAATCTGATATTAATTACCGCACGGAAGTAGCTTCTGTTGCCAATAATGAGATCTAA
- a CDS encoding fatty acid desaturase has translation MTRSPGNSVATIRQVFNQAKDGVMIKTGGTRFLDIVLQPPSYGWIDSSGNLIEPSNRQIVREFFTRLNIFGDRKNWLPFMSWMKVLLMIPFLGLFIFEYFTWTLLAVAFIYSMIIMGTHGTIWHHRYCTHGAYTFRNAFWRFFTRNLTVNMVPEEIYAISHHVHHAKSDQPGDPYNAQAGFLYCFLADVNHQPIAKDLTEAEYDKVKRLMSHTGVSGNSYLQYQKWGSYVHPRTAVISSLLNWGFWYGACFLIGGHALACTIFGAAGFWAVGVRTFNYEGHGKGKKVQRDGVDFYKKDNSINQLWPGLVAGEWHNNHHLFPRSARSGFKPHQIDLAWYYIWFMKSIGAVTAYKDFKPQFYKQYYLATSESLKTQQLQRESECAGTHPDVSASIPQ, from the coding sequence TTGACCCGATCGCCCGGGAATTCAGTAGCAACTATCAGACAAGTATTTAATCAGGCAAAAGACGGCGTAATGATCAAAACAGGTGGTACCCGATTTTTAGATATTGTTCTTCAACCACCTTCTTACGGCTGGATAGATAGTAGCGGAAATTTGATTGAACCAAGCAACAGGCAAATCGTGCGGGAGTTTTTTACGCGGCTGAACATTTTTGGTGACCGCAAGAACTGGCTGCCGTTTATGAGCTGGATGAAGGTATTGCTGATGATCCCTTTCCTCGGACTATTTATATTCGAATATTTCACCTGGACACTCCTCGCAGTTGCGTTTATATACAGCATGATCATCATGGGTACGCATGGGACGATCTGGCACCACCGGTATTGCACGCACGGTGCTTATACCTTTCGAAATGCCTTCTGGAGATTTTTCACAAGGAATCTGACAGTCAACATGGTACCAGAGGAAATTTATGCGATCTCCCACCATGTCCATCACGCAAAATCGGACCAGCCGGGAGACCCCTACAATGCGCAGGCGGGTTTTCTCTACTGCTTTCTGGCCGATGTAAATCACCAGCCTATCGCGAAAGATCTGACAGAAGCGGAGTATGACAAGGTGAAGCGGCTCATGAGCCACACCGGTGTAAGTGGTAACAGCTATTTGCAATACCAAAAATGGGGCTCGTATGTACACCCGCGCACTGCTGTTATTTCGTCCTTATTAAATTGGGGCTTCTGGTACGGGGCCTGCTTTCTGATTGGCGGCCACGCATTGGCCTGCACTATATTCGGGGCTGCCGGATTTTGGGCAGTGGGAGTCCGCACATTCAATTACGAAGGGCATGGAAAAGGCAAAAAAGTGCAACGGGACGGTGTGGATTTTTACAAAAAAGATAATTCCATCAATCAGTTATGGCCTGGCCTCGTTGCGGGCGAGTGGCATAACAACCATCATTTGTTCCCCCGGAGTGCAAGAAGCGGCTTTAAACCGCACCAGATCGATCTGGCCTGGTACTATATCTGGTTTATGAAAAGCATTGGCGCGGTAACCGCCTACAAGGATTTCAAACCGCAGTTTTACAAGCAATATTATCTGGCTACTTCCGAAAGCCTTAAAACGCAGCAGTTGCAGCGCGAAAGTGAATGTGCAGGCACACATCCTGATGTAAGTGCGTCTATTCCACAATAA
- a CDS encoding alpha/beta hydrolase gives MLRSIRFLPVILVAMTSAQAQNYDESKVPAYTLPEVLKTVSGKEIKNKNQWEKTRRPEILRLFENNIYGQMPRSLDSIKYSVVSEDKQAMLGNATLKEVAIQVFRNQKSVRINLTLFIPNKRSGPVPVFVLINNRPKSNTDPTRQKKSEFWSAEMVVDSGFAVAAFHVSDLAPDDKEKYAEGVLQMYPEQLSADNGMKAIGAWAWGASRVMDYLETDRDINAKKVIVVGHSRGGKASLWAASQDQRFAACVTNCSGNTGAALARRQFGERITKINTTFPHWFNNNYKKFNDNENELPVDQHMLIALIAPRPVYATNASNDLWADPKGTYLALKHAEKVYGLYGKKSSLPENPPAIDQPLPKAPMAYHNREGEHNMTTYDWANFVTFARSF, from the coding sequence ATGTTAAGATCGATCCGTTTCCTGCCGGTCATATTAGTCGCGATGACCAGCGCACAGGCGCAAAACTATGACGAATCAAAAGTGCCTGCCTATACCTTACCCGAAGTGCTGAAAACGGTATCAGGTAAAGAGATCAAAAATAAAAATCAATGGGAAAAAACCAGAAGGCCGGAAATTCTCAGGCTATTTGAAAATAACATTTACGGTCAGATGCCCCGTTCGTTGGATAGTATAAAATATTCAGTTGTTTCCGAAGACAAACAGGCCATGCTGGGGAATGCAACGTTGAAGGAAGTAGCTATTCAGGTGTTCAGGAACCAGAAATCTGTGCGGATCAATCTGACCCTTTTTATTCCAAACAAACGGTCAGGGCCCGTTCCTGTATTTGTGTTGATAAACAACCGTCCGAAAAGTAATACCGATCCCACCCGTCAGAAGAAAAGCGAATTTTGGTCCGCAGAAATGGTCGTCGACAGCGGTTTTGCTGTTGCGGCTTTTCATGTGAGTGATCTTGCTCCCGACGACAAAGAAAAATATGCGGAGGGTGTTCTTCAGATGTACCCTGAACAGCTTTCGGCCGATAATGGCATGAAGGCAATCGGTGCCTGGGCCTGGGGAGCGAGCAGGGTGATGGACTATCTCGAAACAGACCGGGATATCAATGCCAAGAAAGTGATTGTTGTGGGACACTCGCGGGGCGGAAAAGCTTCATTATGGGCAGCCTCGCAAGATCAGCGGTTTGCGGCCTGCGTCACCAATTGTTCAGGAAATACCGGGGCTGCATTGGCACGCCGGCAATTTGGAGAGCGGATCACGAAGATTAACACTACTTTTCCACATTGGTTTAACAACAATTATAAGAAATTCAATGACAACGAAAATGAGCTTCCTGTCGACCAGCATATGCTGATTGCATTGATAGCGCCCCGCCCGGTTTATGCTACCAATGCTTCCAACGACCTTTGGGCCGACCCGAAAGGGACATATCTGGCGCTGAAGCATGCAGAGAAAGTCTACGGTTTATACGGAAAGAAATCCAGCCTTCCTGAGAACCCGCCCGCAATTGACCAGCCGCTGCCCAAAGCGCCTATGGCATATCACAATCGCGAAGGCGAGCATAATATGACCACCTACGACTGGGCCAATTTCGTCACATTTGCCAGGAGCTTCTGA
- a CDS encoding RagB/SusD family nutrient uptake outer membrane protein, with protein sequence MKKNIIYTCLAFGLTLSSCEDFLKENPTGSLTTSSEVSSPEIARAFVDGALSQITVFNNGGGGWGGNNASLTEFMTGKADGNSQTEAFKFFDLEYDSRAFYIDNWWSGMYSGIARANLAIQKVGEIPTLPAETKKNMIAEARTMRALYYFQLVRMFGDVPKLTELVTSLDEVQTPRSPVKEIYDEIIIPDLLEAEKSTLPWRDANGRTSMGLIKTLLADVYLTYSGFPVQGGPQGYAESAKRSKEIIDNGTYSLFTEYTDMILPANRNTKEFIFQVQHEKDIRNNGLTPVTLPAFRGIAAYSDEYGGLIPRKEFVESYEKGDKRAQEKQFFYTYYKGHPNDYPAGDVRRDSLNLGGYFIYKYFDKQAVDNDAKANINYTIYRYAQVLLMYAEASNRAEGKPNAQAMKALNDIRTRAKLPAITTTNMDEFEKAVWAERYFELCFEGKMWFDIIRTRKVRNDVTKKWDDFVGHRTVYGKSFTEKNLLFPIPRRETDNNKSLEQNPGF encoded by the coding sequence ATGAAAAAGAACATTATATATACCTGCCTCGCATTCGGACTCACTTTAAGTTCCTGCGAAGACTTCCTGAAAGAAAACCCGACCGGCTCGCTTACAACTTCTTCTGAGGTTTCCAGCCCGGAAATTGCGCGCGCTTTTGTGGACGGTGCTTTGTCGCAGATTACCGTTTTCAACAACGGCGGCGGTGGGTGGGGAGGCAACAACGCTTCGCTTACCGAATTCATGACTGGTAAAGCAGATGGAAATTCGCAAACAGAAGCTTTCAAATTCTTTGACCTTGAATATGACTCCCGCGCTTTCTATATCGACAACTGGTGGTCGGGCATGTATTCGGGAATTGCCAGGGCAAACCTGGCCATCCAGAAAGTAGGGGAAATCCCAACGTTACCTGCCGAAACCAAGAAGAACATGATCGCAGAGGCCAGGACCATGCGGGCTTTGTACTATTTTCAACTGGTGCGCATGTTTGGGGATGTACCTAAACTTACCGAGCTGGTCACATCGCTGGACGAAGTACAAACACCACGCTCGCCGGTGAAGGAAATTTATGACGAAATCATCATTCCAGATTTGCTGGAAGCCGAAAAGTCGACCTTGCCGTGGCGCGATGCGAATGGACGAACTTCAATGGGCCTGATCAAAACGCTTTTGGCCGATGTCTATCTGACCTATTCAGGCTTTCCTGTGCAGGGCGGCCCGCAGGGTTATGCAGAATCTGCCAAGCGTTCCAAGGAGATCATCGACAATGGCACGTATTCGCTTTTTACCGAGTACACCGACATGATTTTACCTGCAAACCGCAATACGAAGGAATTCATATTTCAGGTCCAGCATGAAAAGGATATCCGAAACAACGGTCTCACGCCCGTTACCCTGCCTGCGTTCAGGGGCATTGCAGCCTATTCCGATGAGTACGGCGGTCTTATCCCCCGCAAGGAATTCGTGGAAAGCTATGAAAAGGGTGACAAACGTGCGCAGGAGAAGCAGTTCTTTTATACCTACTACAAAGGACATCCCAACGATTATCCGGCTGGTGATGTGCGGAGAGACAGCCTGAACCTGGGCGGCTATTTTATCTATAAATATTTTGATAAACAGGCCGTTGACAATGATGCCAAAGCCAACATCAATTACACGATTTATCGTTACGCGCAAGTATTGCTCATGTATGCCGAAGCGTCCAACAGAGCAGAAGGAAAGCCAAATGCCCAGGCAATGAAAGCGCTCAACGACATCCGTACCCGTGCCAAGTTACCGGCCATTACTACGACCAATATGGATGAATTTGAAAAAGCGGTGTGGGCCGAAAGGTATTTTGAACTATGCTTTGAAGGTAAAATGTGGTTTGACATTATACGGACCCGGAAGGTAAGAAATGACGTTACGAAGAAATGGGATGATTTCGTAGGACACAGAACAGTGTACGGAAAGTCCTTTACCGAGAAAAACCTGCTCTTCCCGATTCCAAGACGTGAAACGGATAATAACAAATCCTTAGAGCAAAACCCTGGTTTTTAG